TGGCTGCTGTCCTGGCTGGCCACTGTGGCTGGAGCTGTGACCTTCTTCATGGGCTGTTTCCTCAAGATCGAGCTACGCAAGCGGGCCGAGGTATTGCATGCCTGTCCCTCTACAGCGCTTAATTCAGAACGCAAACATATTTCAGAATAATGTAATATACATTCATAACTAGTGTTTTCCGAGCCTTTCATAcagaggtagaaaaaaaaagattcatatttTACAGCAAAGCAATATACATTACATATACATTCTTTGGGCTTTTTAATTATTGCTTATCCTCTGAAATGTCAAGTCATGTTTCATAGAGAACATTTATCAACAATTGCAATAtaatacatgttttatattaaatgtgttAATGAGCAGGTATGTGAACAACTTTGGATTAACCTATGTGAATATAAATATTGCCTAAGATGATTATCAGATTACTGGAGAGCTGGCCTAGTATGAGCTGTCCTATGTTAGACAGGTGCATCATAATCAGGTCGGTGACGAAGCCCAGACAGCGGTACtgaggaattctgggaaaagGAGCAGTCCAACAAACCAAATGTCCTTCATTGTTATTGGTCCTTTAGACATCTTTTTTGCTAATTCTGTTAAATGTCCAGGTTATGATTACACAATTGAACAAGCAAAGAATTTAACAAACCCACCAATGGTATACCACATGACCTGAAAAGTCTCAGAATGACGACTATGTTTAAATATTATCATTCAATTTGCATTTGCATCACTGAGCAAGTATAGCTTCCATAGCTGGCACTATGTAGGTATGACGTCAGACATGACATGACATCACAGCacaacatacattttattttttaattctttctcATTTTCACGAACTGGTAAAATGAACGGGCTGTCATCCTCAGGTCATGGACAACACCGAAATCCATGCTGTGCCCCACACCCTCATGATCGTGGGCCTGGCCTCTCTGGGCATCAACTACTTTGCCGGGAGGATCTGTCAGGATGCTCTGGATGCAAGTCGGTTCCCGCAGTGGAAGAACTTTGTGAAGCCCTTCTTCTGCGGCTCCTCGTTCTTCACCTTCCTCATGCTGCTGGCGGTGATCATGAGCTACGCCATGAAGGGCAACCTGGAGGACTCGCTGAAGATCGGTCTGAAGAACGGCATCCGCTTCTACAAGGACACCGACACCCCGGGCCGCTGCTTCCAGAAGCAGACCATCGATCGGCTACAGATGGAGTTCAAGTGCTGTGGCAACACCAACTACAGGGATTGGTTTGAGGTGCAGTGGATCAGCAACCGCTACCTGGATTTCAGCTCCAAGGAGGTCAAGAAGTGAGTGGTGCCCCTGATAGGTTCGTGATTAATTATGATTTGTTACTAACCACAGCGAAATGGCCTGATGTTTTATTCTCGCCCCATCCAGCCGGATCCGGAGCAACGTGGACGGACGCTACCTGGTCGACAGCGTTCCCTTCAGCTGCTGCAATCCCAGCTCCCCTCGGCCGTGCATCCAGCACAGGCTCACCAACAACTCGGCTCACTACAACTACGAGCACGAGACAGAGGAGCTCAACATCTTCATCCGCGGCTGCCGAGAGGCCCTGGTCAACTACTACATGGGCCTGATGAACACCATTGGCGCAGTGGTGCTCTCGGTGCTGGTGATCCAGGTGAAGGCAGACAGGCCCACGAGTGGCCACgctggagaaaataaaaagttgggaaaacgTTCAATGCAGCCGGCTGTGAAGCATGTTTGCGTTTTCcccactttttactttttgccgTGCATTTCCACACACAGCAGAAGGTACACAACATATATGTCAGTTTTCACAGAGGATACCAGGAGGTTCTATGACTGGTGGACAAAAATTAGAACAGCACTGATTGCATGCCAGAAACATG
The window above is part of the Denticeps clupeoides chromosome 6, fDenClu1.1, whole genome shotgun sequence genome. Proteins encoded here:
- the rom1a gene encoding rod outer segment membrane protein 1a codes for the protein MVVMKMKFPFAKRVKLAQGLWLLSWLATVAGAVTFFMGCFLKIELRKRAEVMDNTEIHAVPHTLMIVGLASLGINYFAGRICQDALDASRFPQWKNFVKPFFCGSSFFTFLMLLAVIMSYAMKGNLEDSLKIGLKNGIRFYKDTDTPGRCFQKQTIDRLQMEFKCCGNTNYRDWFEVQWISNRYLDFSSKEVKNRIRSNVDGRYLVDSVPFSCCNPSSPRPCIQHRLTNNSAHYNYEHETEELNIFIRGCREALVNYYMGLMNTIGAVVLSVLVIQVSVLVSLRYLQTSMDAVVGQENAEIETEGYLLEKSLKETFSEYVDPVLKILLLNQVSAGTPEAGAATTTTPS